The Pseudomonadota bacterium genome contains a region encoding:
- a CDS encoding phasin family protein — protein sequence MQRSDDVNSAASNGARRAINLAEIMVQGSARMFEIQAAATRTLWQYQAKSAAMLGAPDWSQLFKGNGNTRFFASTAEDVLNYMRQTSGTIAEIQSDMCHLVEEQTAELSDQLRQGLKQTGALMNEGLEESKRMTEQAAERATQEGKRAKHA from the coding sequence ATGCAACGATCTGATGATGTAAATAGTGCAGCGAGCAACGGCGCGAGACGCGCAATCAATTTGGCGGAGATCATGGTCCAGGGGTCGGCGCGCATGTTTGAGATTCAAGCGGCCGCCACTAGGACTCTTTGGCAGTATCAGGCGAAAAGCGCTGCGATGTTGGGAGCACCGGACTGGTCGCAGCTGTTTAAAGGCAACGGCAACACTCGTTTCTTCGCGAGCACGGCCGAGGACGTCTTAAACTATATGCGCCAAACCAGTGGAACGATAGCGGAGATACAGTCCGATATGTGCCACTTGGTCGAGGAGCAGACGGCCGAGCTTTCGGACCAGTTGCGGCAAGGTCTCAAGCAAACCGGCGCTCTTATGAATGAAGGGCTGGAAGAGAGCAAGCGTATGACGGAGCAAGCAGCAGAGCGTGCGACACAAGAGGGTAAACGCGCCAAGCACGCTTGA
- a CDS encoding sterol desaturase family protein — MPWAILAAIVIVAGAAAIIALERWRPYDRGQPFLRDGFWVDFVTYALFQSYFLALVINLLIGWIDGWTGASRHGLVSGWPIAAQVAFFVISHDFYIYWFHRLQHGNRWLWRLHEAHHSARHVDWIAGSRSHSFEILINQSIEFGAMILLGASVEAILIKGAISAVWGMWIHANVDVRSGRLQWVINGPEMHRWHHAIDHPRGGSNFGTKLAIWDWIFGTAYRPAKKPAGYGLTEAYPRGYLEQHAFAFRPFERFARWCSHDRRPRGQHRGVGRCASALKAAERSPPVAPANRSRRASRTEFHRSNRPPHRCP, encoded by the coding sequence ATGCCCTGGGCCATCCTCGCCGCGATCGTGATCGTCGCCGGCGCGGCGGCGATCATCGCGCTCGAGCGCTGGCGCCCGTACGACCGCGGCCAGCCGTTCCTGCGCGACGGTTTCTGGGTCGACTTCGTCACCTACGCGCTGTTCCAGAGCTACTTCCTGGCCCTGGTCATCAACCTCTTGATCGGCTGGATCGACGGGTGGACGGGCGCGTCGCGGCACGGGCTGGTGAGCGGGTGGCCGATCGCCGCGCAGGTCGCGTTCTTCGTGATCAGCCACGATTTCTACATCTACTGGTTCCACCGGTTGCAGCACGGGAACCGGTGGCTGTGGCGACTGCACGAGGCGCACCACTCGGCGCGCCACGTCGACTGGATCGCGGGCTCGCGCTCGCACTCGTTCGAGATCCTGATCAACCAGTCGATCGAGTTCGGCGCGATGATCCTCCTCGGCGCGTCGGTCGAGGCGATCCTGATCAAGGGCGCGATCAGCGCGGTCTGGGGCATGTGGATCCACGCCAACGTCGACGTGCGGAGCGGGCGACTGCAGTGGGTGATCAACGGGCCCGAGATGCACCGGTGGCACCATGCGATCGACCACCCTCGGGGAGGGAGCAACTTCGGGACGAAGCTGGCGATCTGGGACTGGATCTTCGGCACCGCGTACCGGCCGGCGAAGAAGCCGGCCGGGTACGGGCTCACCGAGGCGTACCCACGGGGGTACCTGGAGCAGCACGCGTTCGCGTTCCGGCCGTTCGAGCGGTTCGCGCGCTGGTGTTCTCATGATCGGCGGCCACGTGGTCAACACCGCGGTGTCGGCCGGTGCGCCTCGGCGCTAAAGGCCGCCGAGCGCAGCCCGCCGGTCGCTCCGGCTAATCGATCTCGCCGAGCCTCAAGAACTGAGTTTCACCGCTCGAATCGACCACCCCATCGTTGTCCGTGA